From the genome of Rhododendron vialii isolate Sample 1 chromosome 10a, ASM3025357v1:
gagaataagagagttacagagagagaaattcctcctctttgtatgttattttcagattgaatgagttcaatatatgtgagtgtgtttgtgcaattctcttgtgagtttcatacattataagtgtgtgatcaatactcctccacccaaaaCATCCTTCCCGCCACGTACATCCGAGCCACGTCctaaattcaaaaaaaggacaaaaaggaaaatgataatgtcaaaacttattttgtttttatcagACCAAACCtttatatttttgttaatgcctAAGTTCTAGTGCATTATAAACTTCTACCTTGCACATAGTACAAGCATTTTGCGTACTTAAACTTTGgtactaacaaaaacagttttgacattatcactataaaaaaaaaaaaacacgtggTACACTTATTTGGCATTATAGATAAATATCAGGTCGTATTAGGCGCAGGTACACCCGTACGCGCGTACGCGCACGGTACATATCCGATACGCGTACGAGACTTATGTAGAGTCAGGAAGTATTGGTGTAATTTATCTTGAATGCTTTTTGTGAACCAGGTTCAATGCAGAAGCAATGTTGGAGATGCTAAGAGGCAAAAGGCTTGTGTTTGTTGGGGATTCACTGAACAGGAACCAATGGGTCTCAATGGTCTGCCTCGTCGATGCTTCAATTCCTCTGGCTCAGAAGTCTCTGAACTTTGAACTCAATGGCTCCTTATTTACCTTCAAGGCTACTGTAAGTTTAAATTTTCCTTCTGCACCAATActatgcagtttttttttttttttttggggtaatcaAACActatttaggctccgtttgtttgggcgtaaaatgttttctagtaaaatgttttacctattttccggtatttgattgtgtaaaaaatgaggaaaatattttccattactTAGACGAAACTGATTTACCCtcaaatcttccgtaagttatttttcaaaataaacccgctaccttctactgcaattcgaTCTCACTGCTTAATTTCCTCGATCGTCGGTCTTGAgtcacgttcaattccaatattcttagATTTCTCCACCGTTTAcgctccctttctctctctacactattttgtcccttttttgaaagtatttttcaagtgccaaccaaacaccggaaaataaatgtttgaaatttgttttctaaaaaagtattttacacgtaaaatatttttacatcaaaacaaacggagccttagtttgTTGGATTAAGGAGATAAAATCCTACAGAATAAAAattctaatattcggctcgtttacatcATTCTGAATGAataacaaatttgatttgaaacaaACGACAACATAAAGAatagggaaagactacaatacacacccatTATTTGGGTGTATATCATATGCacctccaaaatgttatgaattatagagaaaatgttacgaatcgtattgctaaaaagttacgaatcgtataaaggttacgagatacaccaaaatgttatgaattataatgaaaatgttacgaatcatactgttgaaaagttatgaattctagaacaaaagttacgaatcacgctaaaatgttatgaatgaaccataaaataggtgaaTATGGTACaccttttaaggggtgtgtattgtagactttcccgaAAGGGAATATTCCACATCGTCGGACAATTGTATACTGAGGAAACGTGAACGAAAGTCCAAGGTCCAATTTGACGAAACTGAAACTACAGAAATCAGATTGGAATAGAGCTTCAAATAATATACAGAAATTCTAATCGAAAGAAAGATTTGCggggaaccacgcaaggaaaaatgcgtttgggcCCATATGCAAGGAAAAATGCGTTTAGGCCCATTTTGGATcacacaaaaatctagaaaaatattcataaatttttgaatattattttatgggatcctgtaaaaaaccagctccaacggatatcagTAAGTATCACTTTTGAATTCGTAGGGACGAAactttctagatttttgtgggactcaGAATGGttccaaatgtgtttttcctTACGTGATAGTATGTAAATTGATCCGTATTTTAACTCATTTCTTGAGAAAGATGTGACATCGACACCTTCTAGACAACGAAAAAATAAGCTGATCATGTTTGGGTTTGAGCAGCATCATTCGCATTCTGTTTGAGAATTCTGCACGAAAATCGTCCTTGTCATGATTTTGTTCGAGTTCTGCTGCAGTAGTGGCTGATTACTGTGTACATATGGATGTGATCAATTAATATAACGCTTCGATTGATTTTTACTGGGCTCCGTTGCTGCTGGAATCGAACTGTGATGGTCCATACGAGTCTACGACCATCGTATAAAAGAGAGAATTGTCCGAGTCCACGCGATTGAGAAGCACGCTAGGCACTGGACTAACGCGGACATAATGGTTTTCAATTCTTACATATGGTGTACGTCGCATAAAATGAAAATTCAGTAAGCAAATGCTTTGTAAAACTAGACTccgtctctcttttttttattggcaaatgTAAGACTTGGTTTTCAATTCTCTTTAGACAATTTGTAGTCACATCATTTCATTCCGGAAAATTTTCGGTTAGGTGGGGATCGTTTGAAAGCCCCGGTGAAGTCGATGGAGATTATTTAGAAGCGCAACGAATCTATGAGATGGCTGTGAAGACTTGGTCGGATTGGTTGGAAACTCGTGTCAATCGCACCAAGACCAGATTGTTTTTCGTTAGCTTCTCACCCACTCATGAACGGTTCGTTTCATCCTCCACGATTAAtttggtttattggtttttaACTCGTTGCCACTGAGAAATGAAATGGAATTGAACTGATTCCATAGCTCAAATTCTTTTTCGAATCCTGAAAATTCTTGTGCATCTACAACCAGAATGCGATTTCCAGGAATTTGGATGAGGAGTTACGGAACCTAAATGAAAGTAGTAGTTTTCAAGTTATTGTGATAAATTCGTTTCAAGAAAAAAGTTATTGTGATAAATTTAGAGTAAAATGATACGCATTCATATTACATACAGGGCCGAAGAATGGGGGAAGCCTGCAGACCAAAATTGTTACAACGAAACCGAGCCAATTTCGAAAGAAGGGTATTGGAGACGCGGATCAGATCCTAAAATGAtgggaattgattctaaaatgACGTGAATCGTGGAGAAATCAGTATTCGAATTACGGAAAAAAGGTGTGGAGATACAAATTCTCTACATAACACAGCTCTCAAAGTACCGAAAAGACGCTCATTCTTCAATTTATAGGAGGTACTGGAGTCCTCTTACCAAAGAACAGTTAGTGAAACCTCAGACCTATGCAGATTGTATGCATTGGTGTCTTCCTAGAGTTCCTGATGTTCGGAATGAACTCCTCTATGCCcaccttaaaaaatatttatataattCAGAACAAAAATCGGCAGTGTCTTCTTGGAGTTCCTAagtcccgttccgctaaggttcttattttttcattacttattttctgctttatgagacaggtcattctctcacaatacatcaactctaattcaaaaaataagttatttccCTTAACGGAATGAGGCCTATTGTTTATTCCTTGTTTTGATCTCACTCATGAACTTAGTCAAAtaatccttccaaaaaaaatccttcaccCGCGCTCTCAATATTCCTCGCTCttgcaaattttagtagttCGAGATGCTTTTGAAAGACTTTTTCATGCTCGCACTCTCGTTCACACACTTGCACACACATTATTGTGACTTAGGTCGTGAAAAtgcccactttttttttttgagtttgagcCAAGACGCGGACACGGGGAAGAACATAATCATTGGATTAGTAATGgccatttcaaattttgagttgAGGACTTTTCCGTTTTCCAAAACCTTTCCTAtagtttgaaacaaaaattttactagttgtttcctttttatttaCCTTTGATTTCGATCCCTTCTAAACTTCAAAAATAAGGAATCAAaataagatatatatatatatatatatatatatatatatatatatgaaacctcttttgttttggtcaaaaattgACTTCGGATAATttgtatttaattatcattttactTCCATTTGCAGAACTTAATcgttcagttgtttcttgataatatttAACAGGTATCAAACTttcttgaatacaatttaaATCTGCTCCTGTATCAATGAGAGCAGTGACCTgtaatttattatatatatattgccaATATTGTACATAACAACGGAGATAGCAGGGTGTTAGTATGTTAATCCACAGAGAGTTCAGAGGCTGTCCATAGCCTACCAACTCCCCCCCTCGCGGGGCTTAAACTCCTGCCTCCGCTGAGGAAGGAGGTGAACTTTCCACCTGTGCTAGcgtgaaagtttttttttagctCGGCAAAAAGGAACTTCTATAAATCTCGAAGGGGTACATCAAGGAGAGAGCAAAAGTTAAAAAGAGCTAAAAGTAATAGAAATATAGCCAACAAAAGTTGGATAAAATACCTCTTTAATCCAATCTACATCTTCACTTTTTGAATCTCATCCAAGTAACCTTTGAAATCCTCCACTGTGTAGATCCTGATGTAAAACTTTGCCTTCATCCACATAGCTACCCTTGTTTTAACTAAATCCGCCACTTCTGAAGCCTGCCCCACTGAATATATACCCATTCCTCATTAACCAGATGGACCAGAGCGTCACAAAGAAACATACTTCCCAGGTATGCTTCTCCAAATTTCGGAACCTATTCCCAAACCACCAAAGTGCTAACTCTGCTAAAGAGGATGGACAGACCTACTGGATGTTCCAACAAGCCACAATTTCCAACCACACCACCCACGAAAATCGACACTGAAGGAGCAAGTGTTGAGGTGTTTCCACATGCAAATCACATAAGGGGCACACTGCCAGTTgatgaatttcaaaaattaaattccTATCGAAAAGTACCGAGCTTGTGCTTTTACAGAAAAAACTTCGTCGGCTGTTCAAATCCACTGTAAAGTATCAGGCTTTGAAGGATCTAAAGTCACACCAGCCAATCTATGTTTCAACACCTCATACTGTTGGTGTTCCTGAACCCTCAGTGTGCCTCTAAACTGCAAATTCCACTCACTGTTGCCCCCTTAACCACAGAGACTGCTCAGAACCTCCTCCTGTTGAGTTGATCGCCTATACAACCTGGGAAATTCATCTTTAAGCGCTATAGTACCCAGCCACGTATGCTCCTAGAATAGCGTATCACGATCGGAGTTTACCTGCACCTTAAACCCCTCCCGAATAGAGAATCCGAGTGCCGAACCAATATTGCCAACCGAACAAATGTCCCTCCAAACATTAGATATCGACCCAGACCCAGGCGAATATGGGAGCCAGCTCCTTTGGTCCAAATTGTATTTtcctttaataaattttatccaCAGAGAGTACGTTTTTGTTGCTGttgaacctccaccaccacttagcGAGCAGAGCCAAATTCTATTGTAACAGTCTCTTGATCCCTAGACCCCCCGTTCTCCTTTTCATAGTGATCCTTTCCCAATTGACCATGTgcatttttcttcttgtccggtgtatcaccccaaaaaaattgtctttgtaATCTTATTCTAATCAGAATAAGATTACGCACTACCAATTTTAGGTTTTCTTACATCATTCTTTCAAATATTCattctttccaaatatatttctAGTTCTACTACTCGTAAATCTCAGCCATAGAAAAAATGTGTACAAATCCAAGTGCCCAAAATATAGGAAATTCAAAAACTATCTCTCTATGTTATACCAAATTAAACGGTCAttccatattattttttttacaccaaataaAAGTGTTCaatgagtactttaatttggtgtaaaaaaataaaacaaatagtaatatatagaaatatattattttaggGTTTGAAAATGCATAGATTCTCACGtttaaagtgggacggagagagtataatttttcaatttgtgcTATCCATAGAAATTTATTTTCGTTATCTCTAACTCATGGTTCTATCCCATGAGTTTTATATGCATTGCGTTTATCACAAAATGGTCCCTAATTGTTGATATTTTGCGTTTATCTCAAAATGGTCCCTAATTGTTGATATGGTTTGCGTTTATCTCAAAATGGGCCCTAATTGTTGATAAGATTTCCACATCACCTTATTGACAACTCGTATAGATTTCATATTCATATCATATcttataaaaaaacaagaacgtcacagattttgtttttatcttcttttcattcctttaaaaaaaacataactcGACATGTCTCgatttatttatctattttctaAACTACTACGAGTAGTACTTTTTGAAAGAATAGGAAACGTTGCTTGGTAAAGACTTTGAG
Proteins encoded in this window:
- the LOC131304722 gene encoding protein trichome birefringence-like 34 — its product is MVFNSYIWCTSHKMKIQWGSFESPGEVDGDYLEAQRIYEMAVKTWSDWLETRVNRTKTRLFFVSFSPTHERAEEWGKPADQNCYNETEPISKEGYWRRGSDPKMMGIDSKMT